Proteins co-encoded in one Streptomyces roseochromogenus subsp. oscitans DS 12.976 genomic window:
- a CDS encoding dihydrodipicolinate synthase family protein, which produces MSLPTPLTGVVPPVCTPLTPEREVDVRSLLRLVDHLVEGGAHGLFVLGSTSEAAFLTDRQRRQVVEAVVAHIGGQLPVLAGAIDMTTPRVLDHVAAVTAAGAEAVVVTAPFYARTHRAEIVHHYRRIAAAGEVPVIAYDIPVAVHTKLPADLVLGLAADQVLAGIKDSSGDLGAFREIVTGARTHPGFSVLTGSELLVDAALALGADGAVPGLANVDPHGYVRLYRMCRAGDWEGARAEQERLCALFGMVAVGDPARMGGSSSALGAFKAALHLRGIIDCPVTAEPQVPLSGEETEKVCKFLAAAGLL; this is translated from the coding sequence ATGTCGTTGCCCACCCCGCTCACCGGTGTCGTCCCGCCCGTCTGCACCCCCCTGACGCCGGAGCGCGAGGTGGACGTCCGCTCGCTGCTCAGGCTGGTCGACCATCTGGTGGAGGGCGGGGCGCACGGGCTGTTCGTGCTCGGGTCCACGTCCGAGGCGGCGTTCCTGACGGACCGGCAGCGCAGACAGGTCGTCGAGGCGGTGGTCGCTCACATCGGCGGGCAGCTGCCGGTCCTCGCCGGCGCCATCGACATGACCACCCCCCGCGTCCTCGACCACGTCGCGGCGGTGACGGCGGCCGGAGCGGAGGCGGTGGTCGTCACAGCCCCCTTCTACGCCCGCACCCACCGCGCCGAGATCGTCCACCACTACCGCAGGATCGCGGCCGCCGGCGAGGTGCCGGTCATCGCCTACGACATCCCCGTCGCCGTGCACACCAAGCTCCCCGCCGACCTGGTGCTGGGGCTGGCCGCCGACCAGGTGCTGGCCGGGATCAAGGACTCCAGCGGGGACCTGGGTGCCTTCCGCGAGATCGTCACCGGGGCCCGTACGCACCCCGGGTTCAGCGTGCTGACCGGCTCCGAGCTGCTCGTGGACGCCGCGCTGGCGCTGGGCGCCGACGGAGCCGTGCCGGGGCTGGCCAACGTCGACCCGCACGGATATGTGCGGCTGTACCGGATGTGCCGGGCGGGCGACTGGGAGGGCGCGCGGGCCGAACAGGAGCGGCTGTGCGCGCTGTTCGGGATGGTCGCGGTCGGCGATCCGGCGCGGATGGGCGGCAGTTCGTCGGCACTGGGCGCGTTCAAGGCCGCGCTGCATCTGCGCGGCATCATCGACTGCCCGGTGACGGCCGAGCCGCAGGTACCGCTGTCCGGCGAGGAGACCGAGAAGGTCTGCAAGTTCCTGGCGGCGGCGGGGCTGCTCTGA
- a CDS encoding oligopeptide/dipeptide ABC transporter ATP-binding protein: MNAVIEVRDAHVVHKARSGGLLRRDRVYALTGADLTVAAGETVGVVGESGCGKSTLARVLVGIQRPTSGTVAFRARDLWTMPPAERRATLGRGVGMVFQDPSTALNRRLTVRRILRDPLDVHDRGTRAEREERVRELMALVGLPRALADALPGQLSGGQRQRVAIARALALDPALVVADEPTSALDVSVRAQILNLLLDLRERLGLALVFVSHDIQTVRRMSDRVITMYLGRIVEETPADRVTDAARHPYTRALFSATPGLLDPIDPIPLTGPVPSATRPPSGCPFRTRCWKADHLCAGAMPDFSAASRPGHRYRCHHPVEEDQSTRDLARQEP, translated from the coding sequence GTGAACGCCGTCATCGAGGTCCGGGACGCGCATGTGGTGCACAAGGCCCGCAGTGGCGGACTGCTGAGGCGCGACCGGGTGTACGCGCTGACCGGCGCCGACCTCACCGTGGCCGCCGGGGAGACGGTGGGCGTGGTCGGTGAGTCGGGGTGCGGGAAGTCGACGCTGGCGCGGGTGCTGGTGGGCATCCAGCGGCCGACCTCCGGAACGGTGGCGTTCCGGGCCCGTGACCTGTGGACGATGCCGCCCGCGGAACGCCGGGCCACGCTCGGCAGGGGCGTCGGGATGGTCTTCCAGGATCCGTCGACCGCGCTCAACCGGCGGCTGACCGTACGCCGGATCCTGCGCGACCCGCTGGATGTCCACGACCGCGGCACCCGGGCCGAACGGGAGGAGAGAGTACGGGAGTTGATGGCCTTGGTGGGCCTGCCCCGGGCGCTGGCCGACGCGCTGCCCGGACAGCTCTCCGGCGGCCAGCGGCAGCGCGTCGCCATCGCCCGCGCGCTCGCCCTGGACCCCGCCCTGGTCGTCGCGGACGAGCCGACCAGCGCCCTGGACGTCTCGGTCCGCGCGCAGATCCTCAACCTGCTGCTGGACCTGCGGGAACGGCTCGGCCTTGCCCTGGTGTTCGTCTCGCACGACATCCAGACGGTACGGCGGATGAGCGACCGGGTGATCACCATGTACCTGGGCCGGATCGTGGAGGAGACCCCGGCCGACCGGGTCACCGACGCGGCCCGGCACCCGTACACCCGCGCCCTGTTCTCCGCCACGCCCGGCCTGCTGGACCCCATCGACCCGATCCCGCTGACCGGGCCGGTTCCCTCGGCGACCCGGCCGCCGAGCGGCTGCCCGTTCCGCACCCGCTGCTGGAAGGCGGATCACCTGTGTGCCGGGGCGATGCCGGACTTCTCGGCCGCGTCACGGCCCGGACACCGCTACCGCTGCCACCATCCTGTAGAGGAGGACCAGTCGACTCGCGACCTAGCACGCCAGGAGCCCTGA
- a CDS encoding dipeptide/oligopeptide/nickel ABC transporter permease/ATP-binding protein produces MVTRASLAERFSRPGGVRLRSWRRLPLLSKAALCFLAVVVLVAVLAPVLAPDDPLDQQDPVGGSGHPSAAHWLGQDSLGRDILSRLMYGARWSLAIGLGATALALVVGAVIGAIAATSRKGVDETLMRCLDVVMAFPGIALAAVLVAVFGGGIGVLICAIAFLFTPPVARVVRANVLDQYGEDYVTAERVIGARTPHIVLRHVAVNCAAPVLVFCTVQVAEAIVFEASLSFIGAGVRPPDPSWGSVIADGKNMVLTGGWWATVFPGLLILLTVLSLNILSEGASDAWAAPAPREVEAPKDRLEAPESGSGEVLPLPGLAEAARRLRSRARPRPDSSGQPVLAVESLTIGFPDRHRGVDIVAGVSFEVYPGEVLGLVGESGCGKSLTALTVMGLQPPGARVGGRIRFRQRDLLTEPMRARRKLLGHEMAMVYQDALSSLNPAMTIRAQLKQLVRRGGRRTPQELLSMVGLDPERTLRSYPHELSGGQRQRVLIAMALSRDPRLIIADEPTTALDVTVQAQVMELLLRLRAELGFALILVSHDLALVADVTDRVVVMYGGQIVESGVTADLVAAPAHHYTRGLLGSVLSLESAEQRMTQIKGVVPAPADFPAGCRFADRCPLATRLCHDSAPVLTGTAAHTAACHHPAVPVQEALQ; encoded by the coding sequence ATGGTCACGCGCGCGAGTCTCGCCGAGCGGTTCTCCCGGCCCGGCGGAGTCCGGCTGCGGAGCTGGCGCCGGCTGCCGCTGCTGTCGAAGGCCGCCCTCTGCTTCCTGGCCGTGGTGGTGCTGGTCGCCGTGCTCGCCCCGGTGCTCGCCCCGGATGATCCGCTGGACCAGCAGGACCCGGTCGGCGGCAGCGGGCATCCGTCGGCCGCGCACTGGCTCGGGCAGGACAGCCTCGGCCGGGACATCCTGAGCCGGCTGATGTACGGCGCCCGGTGGTCGCTCGCGATCGGGCTGGGCGCGACCGCACTCGCCCTGGTCGTGGGCGCGGTCATCGGGGCGATCGCGGCCACCTCGCGCAAGGGCGTCGACGAGACGCTGATGCGCTGCCTGGACGTGGTGATGGCGTTCCCGGGGATCGCGCTGGCGGCCGTGCTGGTCGCCGTGTTCGGCGGCGGCATCGGGGTGCTGATCTGCGCGATCGCCTTCCTGTTCACGCCGCCGGTGGCGCGGGTCGTACGGGCCAACGTCCTCGACCAGTACGGCGAGGACTACGTCACGGCGGAACGGGTGATCGGCGCCCGCACCCCGCACATCGTGCTGCGGCACGTGGCCGTCAACTGTGCCGCCCCGGTGCTGGTGTTCTGCACGGTGCAGGTCGCCGAGGCGATCGTGTTCGAGGCGTCGCTGTCCTTCATCGGTGCCGGGGTGCGGCCGCCGGACCCGTCCTGGGGCAGTGTCATCGCCGACGGCAAGAACATGGTGCTGACCGGAGGCTGGTGGGCGACGGTCTTCCCCGGGCTGCTGATCTTGCTGACCGTGCTGTCGCTGAACATCCTCTCCGAGGGCGCGTCCGACGCGTGGGCGGCACCGGCGCCGAGGGAAGTGGAGGCGCCGAAGGACCGGCTGGAGGCGCCGGAGTCCGGCAGCGGCGAGGTGCTCCCGTTGCCCGGCCTGGCCGAGGCCGCCCGGCGGCTGCGTTCCCGGGCCCGGCCCCGCCCCGACTCTTCCGGGCAGCCGGTCCTCGCCGTGGAGAGCCTCACCATCGGCTTCCCGGACCGGCACCGGGGCGTGGACATCGTCGCCGGGGTCAGTTTCGAGGTGTACCCCGGTGAAGTGCTCGGGCTGGTCGGCGAGTCGGGCTGCGGGAAGTCGCTGACCGCGCTCACCGTGATGGGGCTCCAGCCGCCCGGCGCGCGCGTCGGCGGCCGGATCCGGTTCCGGCAGCGGGACCTGCTCACCGAGCCGATGCGGGCGCGGCGGAAGCTGCTCGGGCACGAGATGGCGATGGTCTACCAGGACGCCCTGTCCTCGCTGAACCCGGCGATGACCATCCGCGCCCAGCTGAAGCAGCTCGTCCGGCGCGGTGGCCGCCGTACCCCGCAGGAGCTGCTGTCGATGGTCGGGCTCGACCCGGAGCGCACCCTGCGCAGCTATCCGCACGAACTGTCCGGCGGCCAGCGCCAGCGCGTCCTCATCGCCATGGCCCTCTCCCGCGACCCACGGCTGATCATCGCCGACGAGCCGACGACCGCGCTGGACGTCACCGTGCAGGCCCAGGTGATGGAACTGCTGCTGCGGCTGCGTGCGGAGCTGGGCTTCGCGCTGATCCTGGTCTCGCACGATCTGGCGCTGGTCGCCGATGTCACCGACCGGGTGGTGGTGATGTACGGCGGGCAGATCGTGGAGAGCGGGGTGACCGCCGACCTGGTGGCGGCGCCGGCCCACCACTACACGCGCGGTCTGCTCGGCAGTGTGCTGTCGCTGGAGTCGGCCGAGCAACGGATGACGCAGATCAAGGGGGTCGTACCCGCCCCGGCCGACTTCCCGGCGGGCTGCCGCTTCGCCGACCGCTGCCCGCTGGCGACCCGGCTGTGCCACGACAGCGCGCCCGTCCTCACCGGTACGGCCGCCCACACGGCCGCCTGCCATCACCCAGCCGTACCCGTGCAGGAGGCTCTCCAGTGA
- a CDS encoding ABC transporter permease, translating to MTAVVRILLRRVALLVPLMLGIVLFVFLVMRFSDVDPASAFFQGSNPTPQQLHDFRERGGLLDPLPVRYVHFVGGLLHGNLGTSALTRAPVVDQVTTALPLTLQLTFLGLGVAVVLALSGGVTAAVYRDRIPDQAIRVVSLIGVAAPGFWLALLMIQYLAVDRGWFPTGGYINPADSVTGWLKTMALPAFALSLPVAAQLTRIVRTSVVEELDKDYVRTAIGSGLPPLVVVGRNVLRNALVNPLTVLGLRVGYLLGGAVVIETIFSLPGMGKLMIDAVQNGDPAVVQGVVLTTATGFVVVNLLIDILYLLVNPRLRAA from the coding sequence ATGACGGCCGTCGTACGGATCCTGCTCCGCCGTGTCGCCCTGCTCGTGCCGCTCATGCTCGGGATCGTGCTGTTCGTGTTCCTGGTGATGCGCTTCTCGGACGTCGACCCGGCGTCCGCGTTCTTCCAGGGCTCGAACCCGACCCCGCAGCAGCTGCACGACTTCCGGGAGCGGGGCGGGCTGCTGGATCCGCTGCCCGTACGGTACGTCCACTTCGTCGGCGGCCTCCTCCACGGCAACCTCGGCACCAGCGCACTGACCCGCGCCCCGGTCGTCGACCAGGTCACCACCGCGCTGCCGCTCACCCTCCAGCTGACCTTCCTCGGCCTCGGTGTCGCGGTGGTGCTGGCGCTGTCCGGCGGGGTCACGGCGGCCGTGTACCGGGACCGGATCCCGGACCAGGCCATCCGGGTCGTCTCGCTGATCGGGGTGGCCGCGCCCGGGTTCTGGCTGGCGCTGCTGATGATCCAGTACCTGGCGGTGGACCGGGGCTGGTTCCCGACCGGCGGCTATATCAACCCGGCCGACTCCGTCACCGGCTGGCTGAAGACCATGGCGCTGCCTGCCTTCGCCCTCTCCCTGCCGGTGGCCGCCCAGCTCACCCGGATCGTACGGACCTCGGTGGTGGAGGAGCTGGACAAGGACTACGTGCGCACCGCGATCGGGAGCGGGCTGCCGCCCCTGGTGGTCGTCGGGCGGAACGTCCTCAGGAACGCCCTGGTCAATCCGCTGACCGTGCTGGGACTGCGGGTCGGTTATCTCCTCGGCGGTGCCGTCGTCATCGAGACCATCTTCTCGCTGCCCGGCATGGGCAAGCTGATGATCGACGCCGTACAGAACGGCGATCCGGCCGTCGTCCAGGGGGTGGTGCTCACCACGGCCACCGGGTTCGTCGTCGTCAACCTCCTCATCGACATCCTGTATCTGCTGGTCAACCCACGTCTGAGGGCGGCCTGA
- a CDS encoding ABC transporter substrate-binding protein gives MRDDVTPDAPAPRRRSFLKFTGALGAAAALPPVLAGCSAGPESTNDTGGGGKDRTLTAVIGYGNDGTWDPTQTASAFSMAANNHVYEGLLDTDPITRVPYPALGTEVPKDPNATTWRFTLRSGATFHDGKQVTADDVVFVFDRILDPGTQTLAKGFFVSWLDSVKKVDTRTVELVLKFPFPDGLSRLTLAKIMPEHVFSRPGAWDDAVKGLAVGSGPYRQTAHHPKSNTAFEAFAAYNGPRKPAFKRMNWLTIVDAAPRVAKISGSGAGAQIADNIPYANIARLEQGGLTVAGGAGMNNLFLMFNTRHKPFDDVRVRQALHYAIDTEKMVQVALRGHGKPASSFLNEGNPGYRRARTVYDYDPQKAKALLKAAGVTNLKVNILAVNVSWIVDCLPTIKSSWDAVGVETTLAPQETTAVFTKMDQKRDYQVVAAASNPNQFGLDADLIMHYNYGPQNLWMGYTRWADDSVAKQLFKDMDRATREPDAAKKKAMIQDYIDIVAEQAVLYPVVHNELMTAWDPRKLTGIRAQPYPGINVLQAKWV, from the coding sequence GTGCGCGACGACGTGACCCCCGACGCACCGGCCCCGCGCCGCCGGTCGTTCCTGAAGTTCACCGGTGCGCTGGGCGCGGCCGCCGCGCTGCCGCCCGTGCTGGCCGGCTGCTCGGCCGGGCCCGAGTCCACGAACGACACCGGAGGCGGTGGCAAGGACCGGACGCTGACCGCCGTGATCGGCTACGGCAACGACGGCACCTGGGATCCGACGCAGACGGCGTCGGCGTTCTCGATGGCCGCCAACAACCATGTCTACGAGGGGCTGCTGGACACCGACCCGATCACCCGGGTGCCGTATCCGGCGCTCGGCACCGAGGTCCCCAAGGACCCCAACGCCACCACCTGGCGGTTCACACTGCGCTCCGGCGCGACCTTCCACGACGGCAAGCAGGTCACCGCCGACGACGTCGTGTTCGTCTTCGACCGGATCCTCGACCCGGGCACCCAGACGCTCGCCAAGGGCTTCTTCGTGAGCTGGCTGGACAGCGTGAAGAAGGTCGATACGAGGACCGTCGAGCTGGTACTCAAGTTCCCCTTCCCGGACGGGCTTTCCCGGCTCACCCTCGCCAAGATCATGCCGGAGCACGTCTTCTCCAGGCCCGGCGCCTGGGACGACGCCGTCAAGGGACTCGCCGTGGGCTCGGGACCGTACCGGCAGACCGCGCACCACCCGAAGTCCAACACCGCCTTCGAGGCGTTCGCCGCCTACAACGGCCCCCGCAAGCCCGCCTTCAAGCGCATGAACTGGCTGACCATCGTGGACGCCGCTCCGCGCGTCGCGAAGATCTCCGGGTCCGGCGCCGGGGCACAGATCGCGGACAACATCCCGTACGCCAATATCGCGAGACTGGAGCAGGGTGGCCTGACGGTCGCGGGCGGCGCCGGGATGAACAACCTGTTCCTGATGTTCAACACCCGGCACAAGCCGTTCGACGACGTACGGGTGCGGCAGGCGCTGCACTACGCCATCGACACCGAGAAGATGGTGCAGGTCGCCCTGAGAGGGCACGGGAAGCCCGCCTCCTCGTTCCTCAACGAGGGCAATCCCGGCTACCGGCGGGCCAGGACCGTGTACGACTACGACCCGCAGAAGGCGAAGGCGCTGCTGAAGGCGGCGGGCGTGACGAACCTCAAGGTCAACATCCTTGCCGTGAACGTCAGTTGGATCGTGGACTGTCTGCCGACCATCAAGTCGTCCTGGGACGCGGTCGGCGTGGAGACGACCCTGGCACCGCAGGAGACCACGGCCGTCTTCACCAAGATGGACCAGAAGCGGGACTACCAGGTGGTCGCCGCCGCCTCCAATCCCAATCAGTTCGGGCTCGACGCCGACCTGATCATGCACTACAACTACGGCCCCCAGAACCTGTGGATGGGGTACACCCGGTGGGCCGACGACTCCGTCGCCAAGCAGCTCTTCAAGGACATGGACCGGGCGACCCGGGAGCCGGACGCGGCGAAGAAGAAGGCGATGATCCAGGACTACATCGACATCGTCGCCGAGCAGGCCGTGCTGTACCCGGTGGTGCACAACGAGCTGATGACCGCCTGGGACCCGCGCAAACTCACCGGGATAAGAGCACAGCCGTACCCGGGGATCAACGTGCTCCAGGCCAAGTGGGTCTGA
- a CDS encoding (2,3-dihydroxybenzoyl)adenylate synthase, translating into MAANGFTPWPEETALAYRRAGYWQGRTLPELLHDWAAAYGPRTALAHGATRLTYFQLDRRVNRMAAGLRLRGVAPGKRVVVQLPNTPEFIVAVFALMRAGAVPVLAPITHREREITHVVAETEAVGYIGPAVHGGFDHTAMAARVATGSTSLRRIFTVAVPGEQAGGFSVLPGGCLAFPLHTVDEAPVPDRRLDASDVAFFLLSGGTTVLPGGTTAPPGLIGRTHDDYAYQLRATAELLGLGPEDVYLAALPAEFNLTLGSPGILGTLAAGGTVVLLDDPAPDTAFAAIARERVTVTAVLPGLAARWLDALDGAGAGLVPRQATFTPSRRPARPLAAPDAAPLLDGQTSPAGALASLRVLQIGGGRLAPGLAARIEPGFGCRLQQVSGRAEGLLTMTRLDDPRDVVLTTQGRPVSPADEIRIDAPEGEAGELLVRGPYTPRGYYRSPEHNARAFTPDGFHRTGVLARLTPDGNLVVEERDDRT; encoded by the coding sequence ATGGCAGCGAACGGCTTCACCCCCTGGCCCGAGGAGACCGCCCTCGCCTATCGCCGCGCCGGCTACTGGCAGGGCCGTACCCTGCCCGAGCTGCTGCACGACTGGGCGGCCGCGTACGGCCCGCGCACCGCGCTCGCGCACGGCGCGACCCGTCTGACGTACTTCCAGCTGGACCGGCGGGTGAACCGGATGGCCGCGGGGCTGCGGCTGCGCGGCGTCGCACCCGGCAAGCGCGTCGTGGTGCAGCTGCCGAACACCCCGGAGTTCATCGTCGCGGTGTTCGCGCTGATGCGCGCCGGGGCGGTCCCCGTGCTCGCGCCGATCACCCATCGGGAGCGGGAGATCACCCATGTGGTCGCCGAGACCGAGGCCGTCGGCTACATCGGCCCGGCGGTGCACGGCGGCTTCGACCACACCGCGATGGCCGCCCGGGTCGCCACCGGGTCGACATCACTGCGGCGGATCTTCACCGTCGCCGTGCCCGGCGAGCAGGCGGGCGGCTTCTCGGTGCTGCCGGGCGGCTGTCTGGCCTTCCCGCTGCACACTGTGGACGAGGCACCCGTACCGGACCGCCGTCTGGACGCCTCCGACGTGGCGTTCTTCCTGCTGTCGGGCGGTACGACGGTGCTGCCCGGCGGTACGACGGCGCCGCCGGGGCTCATCGGCCGTACCCACGACGACTACGCCTACCAGCTGCGCGCCACCGCCGAGTTGCTCGGCCTCGGCCCCGAGGACGTCTATCTGGCGGCGCTGCCCGCGGAGTTCAACCTCACCCTCGGCAGTCCCGGCATCCTCGGCACCCTGGCCGCGGGCGGCACCGTGGTGCTGCTCGACGACCCGGCACCGGACACCGCCTTCGCCGCGATCGCGCGGGAACGGGTGACCGTCACCGCGGTGCTGCCCGGCCTCGCCGCCCGGTGGCTGGACGCCCTCGACGGCGCCGGGGCCGGCCTGGTGCCCCGGCAGGCAACGTTCACCCCGTCGCGACGCCCGGCACGCCCGCTCGCCGCACCGGACGCCGCTCCACTCCTTGACGGGCAGACGTCGCCTGCCGGGGCGCTGGCCTCGCTGCGCGTGCTGCAGATCGGCGGCGGCCGACTCGCCCCCGGCCTCGCCGCACGGATCGAGCCCGGCTTCGGCTGCCGACTGCAGCAGGTGTCCGGCAGGGCCGAGGGGCTGCTCACCATGACCCGCCTCGACGACCCGCGGGACGTCGTGCTCACGACCCAAGGACGCCCGGTCTCCCCGGCCGACGAGATCCGTATCGACGCCCCCGAGGGAGAGGCCGGCGAACTCCTCGTCCGCGGCCCGTACACCCCTCGCGGCTACTACCGGTCCCCCGAACACAACGCCCGGGCCTTCACCCCCGACGGCTTCCACCGCACCGGCGTCCTGGCCCGGCTGACCCCGGACGGCAACCTGGTCGTGGAGGAACGGGACGACCGGACCTGA
- the recO gene encoding DNA repair protein RecO, which produces MSLFRDDGIVLRTQKLGEADRIITLLTRGHGRVRAVARGVRRTKSKFGARLEPFSHVDVQFFARGSELIGRGLPLCTQSETIAPYGGGIVTDYARYTAGTAMLETAERFTDNEGEPAVQQYLLLVGALRTLARGEHAPHLVLDAFLLRSLAVNGYAPSFDACAKCGMPGPNRFFSVASGGSVCADCRVPGSVVPSPQTLVLLGALLTGDWETADTCEARYVREGSGLVSAYLHWHLERGLRSLRYVEKT; this is translated from the coding sequence ATGAGTCTGTTCCGGGATGACGGCATCGTGCTGCGCACCCAGAAGCTGGGTGAGGCGGACCGGATCATCACGTTGCTCACGCGCGGTCACGGCCGGGTACGGGCCGTGGCGCGCGGGGTGCGGCGCACCAAGTCGAAGTTCGGGGCCCGGCTGGAGCCCTTCTCCCATGTTGACGTGCAGTTCTTCGCGCGCGGGAGCGAGCTGATCGGGCGCGGGCTCCCGCTGTGCACACAGAGTGAGACCATCGCGCCGTACGGCGGCGGGATCGTGACCGATTACGCGCGCTACACCGCCGGTACGGCGATGCTGGAGACCGCCGAGCGGTTCACGGACAACGAGGGCGAGCCCGCCGTGCAGCAGTATCTGCTGCTGGTCGGAGCCCTGCGGACGCTGGCGCGGGGAGAGCACGCCCCTCACCTCGTCCTCGACGCCTTCCTGCTGCGCTCCCTCGCCGTCAATGGCTACGCGCCCAGCTTCGACGCCTGCGCGAAGTGCGGCATGCCCGGCCCGAACCGCTTCTTCTCGGTCGCCTCCGGCGGCTCCGTCTGCGCCGACTGCCGGGTGCCCGGCAGCGTCGTACCCTCGCCACAGACCCTGGTACTGCTCGGCGCGCTGCTTACGGGAGACTGGGAGACGGCGGACACGTGCGAGGCGCGGTACGTCCGCGAGGGCAGCGGGCTGGTGTCCGCCTACCTGCACTGGCATCTGGAGCGGGGGCTGCGCTCGCTCAGGTATGTGGAAAAGACGTAG
- a CDS encoding isoprenyl transferase produces MVVRGILGRQRREYRAPEPHPSGARAPKLPGELVPNHVAIVMDGNGRWAKERGLPRTEGHKVGAERVLDVLQGSIEIGVRNISLYAFSTENWKRSPEEVRFLMNFNRDFIRKTRDQLDALGIRVRWVGRMPRLWKSVAKELQVAQEQTKGNDLLTLYFCMNYGGRAELADAAKALAEDVKAGRLDPAKVSEKTIQKYLYYPDMPDVDLFLRPSGEQRTSNYLLWQSAYAEMVFQDVLWPDFDRRDLWRACVEFASRDRRFGGAVPNEELLAMEAAMKGESTS; encoded by the coding sequence ATGGTCGTACGCGGGATCCTGGGACGCCAGCGGCGCGAGTACCGGGCGCCGGAGCCGCACCCGTCCGGTGCCCGCGCGCCGAAGCTCCCCGGCGAGCTGGTCCCGAACCACGTGGCCATCGTCATGGACGGCAACGGCCGGTGGGCGAAGGAGCGCGGTCTGCCCCGCACCGAAGGGCACAAGGTCGGCGCCGAGCGGGTGCTCGACGTGCTGCAGGGCTCCATCGAGATCGGCGTCCGCAACATCTCCCTCTACGCCTTCTCCACCGAGAACTGGAAGCGCTCGCCCGAAGAGGTCCGCTTCCTGATGAACTTCAACCGCGACTTCATCCGCAAGACCCGCGACCAGCTCGACGCACTCGGCATCCGGGTGCGCTGGGTGGGCCGGATGCCCCGGCTGTGGAAGTCGGTCGCCAAGGAGCTCCAGGTCGCCCAGGAGCAGACCAAGGGGAACGACCTGCTCACCCTGTACTTCTGCATGAACTACGGCGGGCGCGCCGAACTCGCCGACGCGGCCAAGGCGTTGGCCGAGGACGTGAAGGCCGGCCGGCTCGACCCGGCCAAGGTCAGCGAGAAGACCATCCAGAAGTACCTGTACTACCCCGACATGCCGGACGTGGACCTGTTCCTGCGCCCGAGCGGTGAGCAGCGCACCTCCAACTACCTGCTCTGGCAGAGCGCGTACGCCGAGATGGTCTTCCAGGACGTGCTGTGGCCCGACTTCGACCGGCGTGACCTGTGGCGGGCCTGTGTCGAATTTGCCTCCCGCGACCGGCGGTTCGGCGGCGCCGTCCCGAACGAGGAGCTGCTGGCCATGGAGGCCGCCATGAAGGGCGAATCCACCTCGTAG
- a CDS encoding Fur family transcriptional regulator, translated as MTTAGPPVKGRATRQRAAVAAALDEVDEFRSAQDLHDMLKHKGDSVGLTTVYRTLQSLADAGEVDVLRTSDGESVYRRCSTGEHHHHLVCRTCGKAVEVEGPAVEKWAEAIAAEHGYVNVAHTVEIFGTCADCATRSD; from the coding sequence GTGACGACCGCTGGACCGCCCGTGAAGGGCCGTGCGACCCGACAGCGGGCAGCAGTGGCGGCGGCCCTGGACGAGGTCGACGAGTTCCGCAGTGCGCAGGATCTGCACGACATGCTCAAGCACAAGGGCGACTCGGTCGGTCTGACCACGGTCTACCGCACCCTCCAGTCCCTCGCCGACGCCGGCGAGGTCGACGTCCTGCGCACGTCCGACGGCGAGTCCGTCTACCGCCGCTGCAGCACCGGCGAACACCACCACCACCTGGTCTGCCGCACCTGCGGGAAGGCGGTGGAGGTCGAGGGACCCGCGGTGGAGAAGTGGGCGGAGGCGATCGCGGCGGAGCACGGTTACGTCAACGTGGCCCACACGGTGGAGATCTTCGGCACGTGCGCGGACTGCGCGACGCGGAGCGACTGA